CGTTTGCCATTCATGTATGGCATTATGCCCTCTGCACACGGCACTGCAATGTTTTACAAACTTCTCCACGTGTTCGCTGTTCATTTCCTTGTTCTTCAGAGGCTGAGGCTCTGCATGGATAAGGTGGATGAGAAGGCCCCAGAGTACATAAAAATGGCTGAGTCTTTGAAGTAATGCGTCTCTTCATTAAGTATTATCCTTCCAAGGAGTAGTCAATgacaaagaaaatatatatattttttattgattggtTTTCCTAATtgcttttatttgtaatttgctTGCAGTTCCGGGGAGACTACCTACAATCTAGAACACACTAATGGCCTTCGAATGGAAGTGCAGAAATATTATGAACTGATTGACGCACTAAGGTACCCAAATATTTTGAACTGATTGATGCAGGTACCCACTTGCAGTTTTTCTACATGGCTTGCCTTTCCATTGCATTGTActgtatactcagtgagcactttattaagtatttattagacttattttttagacttactggtcttctgctgctgtagcctatccacttagagcagtggttcttaaccttattggaggtactgaaccctgcaagcttcatcagtgcattcaccgaacccttcgtaattggaaaaataaaatatgatttcttcaaaatataggtatatattttattggaaaataagaTGTATACCTATGCTTTTAtcgaacccaggttaagaaccactgacttagaggtttgtgagttgtgtgttcagagatgcttttctgcataccactgtggttatttgcattactgtcaccttctgcttaactttgagcagtctggcccttctcctctcctcatttttgtccacagaactgctggtcaatgaatatttttttgtttttcacaccattcactgcaaactagagacttttgtgcatgaaaatcccaggacatcagcagtttctgagatattcaaaccaccctgtctggcaccaacaatcattccatggtcaaagttacctaaatcacatttcttccccattctggcatttggtctgaaaaacagctgaaccccttgaccacgtctgcatgcttttatgcatttggttgctgACACATGATTCACTgatcaaatattttcattaaccagctgatgtacaggtctaactaatgaagtgctcactgagtgtttataCATAAAGAGACAATCTGCTCAGTAAAATGTTTTAGtcaattctttatttttcataatctaTAGTAAGAAGATTCTCACTCTGGGCATGAAAGAGGATCCCCCGCCACACCCAAAATCACTACAACTGCAGAGAATGGTCAGATATTCAGCCACCCTATTTGTACAGGTGAGATGGCACCTAAATGTCAGTCATAATTTCTGCCATAATTAAGGACGGGTAATCCTTGATTTGCAGTTATTCCCTTGTCAGAAATTGTCAGGGGTCTGAGTTATGGATTCTGGTTTCAGGAAAAGCTGCTCGGGCTGATGTCTCTGCCTACAAAGGAGAAATATGAAGAGCTGAAGGAGAAGAGGAAACAAGAACAGGAGAagaggctacagcaggagagaCAGGTAAGAAGTGACATACCTGTTACCAgtattatattttatactttaaGTTGGTCAAACCCATATATGAGGttgctaaaaactaaaacaattttCCAAGACAATTGTTCCTCTGTTGAGTGTGGCCTAGGTGGGCACATACAGTAATAGTGTTTGTGTTGCTCAACAGGCTGCACTGGAAGCACAGAAGAGAAGGTCAGAGATGGAGAAGTCCCGCTCTATGGCCAGTACAAACGGAGAGGCCGTCCAGCCACCAAAGCCGGTGATGACCAAAGCTGGCGGCTGGCTGCCGTCCTCCAGCGTGCTGCACACCAGGGAGTTCCAGGACCCTCTCCTGCAGCAGATCGATAACATCCAGTCCTTCATCCAGCAGGCCCGCGCCGCCCAGCGCACTGACGAGGTGGCCATGCTGGAGGAGAACCTGCGGCAGCTGCAGGACGAGTACGACCAGCAGCAGACCTCGCTGGCCATCCAGCTGTCCAAGAAGACGGCACAGGAGGAGAGCCTACAACAGGAGCAGCTCCACTTcctgcaggagagggaggaaaagcAGAGGGCCTCCATGCACACCCGCACGTGTTCCCTGGACTTCCGGGAGGCGCAGTCTGTCCAGGGCGGGGAAGAGTTTGGAGGCCAGCAGATTGGAAGTCTGGACAGCGCCAAGACAAAGGTCAGCCCTCTCTCAAAAACCCAGTCCATGAAAGCGTTTGACTACTTGCCAAGCCGGGAAGAATCACCCCCTCCACCGACGCCGCAGGATGAACCACAGCCCCATGTTTCAAAAGAACAAAACGACACCCCAGGTCCCTCCTTAAATCCCTTTGAAGAAGAGAACTCCACCCCAGTTGAGGATGATCCACTTAACCCATTTGCAGAAGAGATCCTGAAAGAACACACTCAAAAGGAGGTCTCCAATGGAAAGCAGTATAACCCCTTTGGAGATGAGGATGGGGAAGAGTGCACAACGGGCCAAGGAGGAGTC
Above is a genomic segment from Conger conger chromosome 10, fConCon1.1, whole genome shotgun sequence containing:
- the LOC133138842 gene encoding rabenosyn-5, coding for MASSYPPPFDTPGEVKEGFLCPLCLKDLQSFYQLQDHYEEEHAGEDRHVRGQLKSLVQKAKKAKDKLLKRDGEDRVESGSYESFYCGGVDPYMWEPQELGATRSHLESFKKHRAARIDHYVIEVNKLIIRLEKLTSFDRTTTDAAKIRAIEKSLVSWVSDSDVPFCPDCGNKFNIRNRRHHCRLCGSIMCRKCMEFVPLPLAHKLTCGTREALCAPGSPGQAQSQSTSAGGSAPGSRRGSISSLSSVTSMLEEKDDDRVRCCRHCMDTLLRRQQKLDEKDHVPDIVKLYERLRLCMDKVDEKAPEYIKMAESLNSGETTYNLEHTNGLRMEVQKYYELIDALSKKILTLGMKEDPPPHPKSLQLQRMVRYSATLFVQEKLLGLMSLPTKEKYEELKEKRKQEQEKRLQQERQAALEAQKRRSEMEKSRSMASTNGEAVQPPKPVMTKAGGWLPSSSVLHTREFQDPLLQQIDNIQSFIQQARAAQRTDEVAMLEENLRQLQDEYDQQQTSLAIQLSKKTAQEESLQQEQLHFLQEREEKQRASMHTRTCSLDFREAQSVQGGEEFGGQQIGSLDSAKTKVSPLSKTQSMKAFDYLPSREESPPPPTPQDEPQPHVSKEQNDTPGPSLNPFEEENSTPVEDDPLNPFAEEILKEHTQKEVSNGKQYNPFGDEDGEECTTGQGGVTEPGNPFEDEEDDGNPFSEGSNSTVQAINPGVSTNPFEEDSEPDIIEEELLLQQIDNIRAYIFDAKLNGRTDEVELLSENLRDLQRTLQEQRSKTQ